Proteins encoded in a region of the Phoenix dactylifera cultivar Barhee BC4 chromosome 3, palm_55x_up_171113_PBpolish2nd_filt_p, whole genome shotgun sequence genome:
- the LOC103715671 gene encoding glucose-induced degradation protein 4 homolog isoform X2, giving the protein MPVRVVESSTTSQVSGQDASSGHSLPPACTLLSVGRAFAGTQNVSSLQKDEAWKVNVRIQGCDLDNGYLCGTMEALNVPLADTPVVTFWEGEIVDNKNYTFFTGKWEATPEDDIRHWSKFPSFAPLLSQVEADGGKSLDLSNYPYIFMRWKEQYFVNVGIDCGLTIAGFYYVCFSCSDGSINGFYYDPNSSPFQKLELKCSNEKHLGFTFSSYQLQ; this is encoded by the exons GACAAGATGCAAGTTCTGGACATTCTCTACCTCCTGCTTGTACACTTTTAAGTGTTGGACGG GCTTTTGCGGGAACTCAGAATGTTTCGAGTTTACAGAAAGATGAAGCGTGGAAAGTTAATGTAAGGATCCAAGGATGTGATCTTGATAATGGTTATCTATGTGGTACGATGGAGGCACTCAATGTTCCTTTAGCGGACACACCT GTAGTTACATTCTGGGAGGGAGAAATTGTTGACAATAAGAACTATACATTTTTCACTGGCAAGTGGGAAGCAAC GCCAGAGGATGACATAAGGCACTGGTCCAAGTTTCCATCTTTTGCTCCACTTCTG AGCCAGGTTGAGGCTGATGGTGGTAAATCTTTGGACCTGAGCAACTACCCTTACATATTTATG AGATGGAAGGAGCAGTACTTTGTTAATGTTGGAATAGACTGCGGCTTGACTATTGCTGGCTTCTATTATGTTTGCTTTTCCTGCAGTGATGGCTCTATTAATGGCTTTTATTACGATCCAAACAGTAG CCCATTTCAGAAGCTTGAACTAAAGTGCAGCAATGAGAAGCACTTAGGTTTCACTTTTTCTTCATATCAGTTACAGTGA
- the LOC103715671 gene encoding glucose-induced degradation protein 4 homolog isoform X4 produces the protein MAFAGTQNVSSLQKDEAWKVNVRIQGCDLDNGYLCGTMEALNVPLADTPVVTFWEGEIVDNKNYTFFTGKWEATPEDDIRHWSKFPSFAPLLSQVEADGGKSLDLSNYPYIFMRWKEQYFVNVGIDCGLTIAGFYYVCFSCSDGSINGFYYDPNSRFDIVLTNFWLTNCSPFQKLELKCSNEKHLGFTFSSYQLQ, from the exons ATG GCTTTTGCGGGAACTCAGAATGTTTCGAGTTTACAGAAAGATGAAGCGTGGAAAGTTAATGTAAGGATCCAAGGATGTGATCTTGATAATGGTTATCTATGTGGTACGATGGAGGCACTCAATGTTCCTTTAGCGGACACACCT GTAGTTACATTCTGGGAGGGAGAAATTGTTGACAATAAGAACTATACATTTTTCACTGGCAAGTGGGAAGCAAC GCCAGAGGATGACATAAGGCACTGGTCCAAGTTTCCATCTTTTGCTCCACTTCTG AGCCAGGTTGAGGCTGATGGTGGTAAATCTTTGGACCTGAGCAACTACCCTTACATATTTATG AGATGGAAGGAGCAGTACTTTGTTAATGTTGGAATAGACTGCGGCTTGACTATTGCTGGCTTCTATTATGTTTGCTTTTCCTGCAGTGATGGCTCTATTAATGGCTTTTATTACGATCCAAACAGTAG ATTTGACATTGTTCTCACAAATTTTTGGTTGACAAACTGCAGCCCATTTCAGAAGCTTGAACTAAAGTGCAGCAATGAGAAGCACTTAGGTTTCACTTTTTCTTCATATCAGTTACAGTGA
- the LOC103715671 gene encoding glucose-induced degradation protein 4 homolog isoform X3, producing MPVRVVESSTTSQVSGQDASSGHSLPPACTLLSVGRAFAGTQNVSSLQKDEAWKVNVRIQGCDLDNGYLCGTMEALNVPLADTPVVTFWEGEIVDNKNYTFFTGKWEATPEDDIRHWSKFPSFAPLLSQVEADGGKSLDLSNYPYIFMRWKEQYFVNVGIDCGLTIAGFYYVCFSCSDGSINGFYYDPNSRDIRRSPTKCSKPGNYCYPTSTS from the exons GACAAGATGCAAGTTCTGGACATTCTCTACCTCCTGCTTGTACACTTTTAAGTGTTGGACGG GCTTTTGCGGGAACTCAGAATGTTTCGAGTTTACAGAAAGATGAAGCGTGGAAAGTTAATGTAAGGATCCAAGGATGTGATCTTGATAATGGTTATCTATGTGGTACGATGGAGGCACTCAATGTTCCTTTAGCGGACACACCT GTAGTTACATTCTGGGAGGGAGAAATTGTTGACAATAAGAACTATACATTTTTCACTGGCAAGTGGGAAGCAAC GCCAGAGGATGACATAAGGCACTGGTCCAAGTTTCCATCTTTTGCTCCACTTCTG AGCCAGGTTGAGGCTGATGGTGGTAAATCTTTGGACCTGAGCAACTACCCTTACATATTTATG AGATGGAAGGAGCAGTACTTTGTTAATGTTGGAATAGACTGCGGCTTGACTATTGCTGGCTTCTATTATGTTTGCTTTTCCTGCAGTGATGGCTCTATTAATGGCTTTTATTACGATCCAAACAGTAG GGATATCAGAAGATCACCTACAAAATGTTCAAAACCAGGAAATTACTGCTACCCAACGTCCACTTCTTGA
- the LOC103715671 gene encoding glucose-induced degradation protein 4 homolog isoform X1, giving the protein MPVRVVESSTTSQVSGQDASSGHSLPPACTLLSVGRAFAGTQNVSSLQKDEAWKVNVRIQGCDLDNGYLCGTMEALNVPLADTPVVTFWEGEIVDNKNYTFFTGKWEATPEDDIRHWSKFPSFAPLLSQVEADGGKSLDLSNYPYIFMRWKEQYFVNVGIDCGLTIAGFYYVCFSCSDGSINGFYYDPNSRFDIVLTNFWLTNCSPFQKLELKCSNEKHLGFTFSSYQLQ; this is encoded by the exons GACAAGATGCAAGTTCTGGACATTCTCTACCTCCTGCTTGTACACTTTTAAGTGTTGGACGG GCTTTTGCGGGAACTCAGAATGTTTCGAGTTTACAGAAAGATGAAGCGTGGAAAGTTAATGTAAGGATCCAAGGATGTGATCTTGATAATGGTTATCTATGTGGTACGATGGAGGCACTCAATGTTCCTTTAGCGGACACACCT GTAGTTACATTCTGGGAGGGAGAAATTGTTGACAATAAGAACTATACATTTTTCACTGGCAAGTGGGAAGCAAC GCCAGAGGATGACATAAGGCACTGGTCCAAGTTTCCATCTTTTGCTCCACTTCTG AGCCAGGTTGAGGCTGATGGTGGTAAATCTTTGGACCTGAGCAACTACCCTTACATATTTATG AGATGGAAGGAGCAGTACTTTGTTAATGTTGGAATAGACTGCGGCTTGACTATTGCTGGCTTCTATTATGTTTGCTTTTCCTGCAGTGATGGCTCTATTAATGGCTTTTATTACGATCCAAACAGTAG ATTTGACATTGTTCTCACAAATTTTTGGTTGACAAACTGCAGCCCATTTCAGAAGCTTGAACTAAAGTGCAGCAATGAGAAGCACTTAGGTTTCACTTTTTCTTCATATCAGTTACAGTGA